GCCGAGCACGTTGACGGTGAACCGTCCCGAGCGCCGGATCCGCGGCCAGGCGCGGCCGCTGTGATCCGCGCAGAACAGCACCAGCGGCGGCTCGAGGGAGACGGAGGCGAAGGACTGGCAGGCGAAGCCGACCGGCTCGCCGTCGTCCAGGCCGGTCACGATCGTCACGCCGGTCGCGAAGTTGCCCATCGCGGCCCGCATCTCCAGCGGGGACGGCTCGATTGCGGTGCTCATGGCGACGACGCTAACGACGCTCCTCTGCGGCGGGTGCGGGCGTCCCGCTGAGTGACGGCGGGGTGCCGCCACGGTCCCCCGGACGTCGTACGACGACCTCGAATCGCCCTGCAGCACAGGGCTTTCCGGTCACCGGAAAGAGCGCGGGCCCGTTCGCGCACCGCAACCTAGCGTGCGGAGCGTGACCGACCTGACCCACGATTCCACGCGACGCGAGCTGGCCACGGACGCCGGCGTGCTGCGCTACCACGAGGCCGGAGACGGCCCCCCGCTGCTCCTGCTGCACGGGTCGGGCCCCGGCGTCACCGGGTGGCGCAACTTCGGCGACAACCTCGCTGCGTTCGCGCCCCACTTCCGGTGCCTGGTGCTGGAGCTGCCGGGCTTCGGCGTCAGCGACACCACCGACCAGCACCCGATGGTGGCCGCGCTTCCGGCCGTGCAGCGCTTCCTCGACGGGCTCGGCCTCGACCGGGTCGACGTCATCGGGAACTCGATGGGCGGCGGTGTCGCGACCCGGCTCGCGATCAGCCAGCCGGACCGGGTACGACGACTGGTCACCGTCGGTGGCGTCGGCCGCAACATCTTCAGCCCCGCCCCCGGCGAGGGCATCAACCTGCTGGTCGAGTTCGTCGAGAACCCGAACCGCGAGAACCTCGTCGCCTGGTTGCGCTCGATGGTCTTCGACCAGGCCATGGTCACCGAGGAGCTGATCGAGCAGCGATGGGCCCAGGCCACCGAGCCGGAGACCCTCGAGGTCGCGCGCCGGATGTACGGCCGATCCGCCATCTCCGCTGCCTTCGCCGGTGCCGGCAGCTCGGCCCAGGCGACGCCCGGCTGGGCGCAGTTCGACCAGATCAAGGCGCGCACCCTGCTCACCTGGGGCCGCGACGACCGGGTCAGCCCGCTCGACATGATGCTGATCCCGATGCGGACGATCCCCGACGTCGAGGTGCACGTGTTCGCCAACTGCGGCCACTGGGCGATGATCGAGCAGAAGCGCGCCTGGGAGCGCACCGTGCTCGCCTTCCTCACCGAGCAGGACGAGGGGGGTGCCCGGTGAGCACCTGGAGCGACGAGTTCGACCTCGTCGTCGTCGGCAGCGGCGGTGGCGGCATGACGGCGGCGCTGGCCGCCGTCGATGCCGGCCTGTCGGTGGTGGTGATCGAGAAGGGCGCCAAGTTCGGCGGCAGCACCGGCATCTCCGGCGGCGGCATCTGGGTGCCCAACAACCCCACCCTGCGCAAGGCGGGGCACGACGACTCACGCGCGTCGGTGCTCGAGTACCTCACCACGATCACCGGCGGGAAGGTCCCCGCGACCCGGCTGGCGGCGTACGTCGACCACGGCCCGGCCGCGATGGAGCTCCTCGAGCGGTCGAAGTGGGTGAGGTTCGCCTGGACCAAGGGGTACGCCGACTACCACCCCGAGCTCGCCGGCGGCCGCCCGCAGGGCCGGTCCATCGAGGCCAAGCCGTTCGACACCCGCAAGCTGGGGGAGGACGAGGCCCACCAGCGGCCCAACAACTTGAAGGGCCCGCTGGGGCTCTGGGTCACCGCGAAGGACTACCACGACCTCGCCATGGTCAAGCGGACCTGGCAGGGCCGCCGCGCATCGCTGCGGGCGGCCTGGCGGGTCAGCTCGAACGTGGTGCGGCGTCGCCACATGGCGACCGGTGGCCGCGCCCTGGTCGCCCGGATGCGCATGGCGCTCAAGGACGCCGGCATCCCGTTGTGGCTGGAGACCACGATGACCTCGCTGGTCGTCGAGGACGGGAGCGTGACCGGCATCGTCGCCACCCGCGACGGCGCGGAGGTGCGGATCCGCGGCCGCAGGGGCGTCCTGCTCGCCGCCGGCGGCTTCGACCACAACCCGGCGATGCGCGAGCGCCACCTCCCGCCCGGTGCGCGTCCCGACCACAGCCTCGGTGCCGTCGAGAACACCGGCGACGCCATCACCGCGGGCCAGGCGGCCGGCGGCGCGGTCGACCTGATGGACGACGCGTGGTGGATGCCGTCGGTCACGCACCCGGCCGGTGCCACGATCCCGCTCGTCTCCGAGCGCGCGATCCCCGGTCAGGTCATCGTGGGCACGGACGGGAAGCGGTTCACCAACGAGGCCTCGCCGTACGTCAACTTCGTCCACGACCAGCTCGCCAGCGGCAACGAGAAGGCCTGGCTGGTCATGGACTCGCGGGCCCGGTCGCGCTACCCGTTCGCCCAGATCCTGCCGGGAGCCCCCTTCCCGCAAGGCTTCTACGACCAGGGGATCGTGCACCGCGCGGACACGGTGGCGGAGCTGGCGGCCGCGATCGGAGTGCCTGCCGACACCCTGCGGGCGACCGTCGACCGGTTCAACGGGTACGCCCGCGCCGGCAGGGACGAGGAGTTCGGTCGAGGCGAGAGCGCCCACGACCGCTACTACGGAGACCCGACGCTGGCCAACCCGAACCTGGACGTCATCGACCGGGCGCCCTACTACGCCGTACGGATCGAGGTCGGCGACCTCGGGACCAAGGGCGGCCTGGTCACCGACGACCGCGGCCGGGTGCTGCGCGAGGACGGCACGGTCGTCGCCGGGCTCTACGCGACCGGCAACTGTGCCGCGTCGGTGATGGGCAACGACTACGCCGGTCCCGGCGCCACCATCGGCCCCTCCATCGTCTTCGGCTACCTGGCCGCGCGCCACGCCGCCGGCCTCTCCGACGACCGGAAGACCCCGCCCGCCGCAGCCGCGCCGGGTGCCACCGTGCAGAGCCACCGCTGAGGAAGTGAGTTCGTGATGAGTGAGGTGCTCGACCAGATCGAGGCCCGCGCCGAGGAGATCGCCGCGCTGGGCCCCAGCAACGAGAAGCTGGGCCGGCTCGACGACCGCGCCGCCGAGCTGCTGCGCGAGACCGGTGTGATCCGGATGCTGCAGCCTGCGAAGTACGGCGGCGCGGAGGCGCACCCCGCCGACTTCGCCGAGGCCGTGATGCGGCTGGCGAGCCTGGACGGCTCGACCGGCTGGGTCGCCGGCATCGTCGGCGTGCACCCGTGGGAGATGGCGATGTGCGACCCGCGTGTGCAGGAGGAGGTGTGGGGCGAGGACAACGACACGTGGATCGCCTCGCCGTACGCGCCGATGGGAGTGATCCGCCCGGTCGACGGCGGCTACGTCTTCAACGGCCGCTGGCAGTTCTCGTCGGGCACCGACCACTGCGACTGGATCTTCCTCGGTGCCTACCTCGGCGACGAGAAGGGCGAGGCGATCATGCCGCCGCGCGTCCACCACGTGATCCTGCCGCGCTCGGACTACACGATCGTCGAGGACTCCTGGGATGTCGTCGGCCTGCGCGGCACCGGGTCCAAGGACATCATCGTCGAGGACGCGTTCATCCCCGACTACCGCGTCGTCGAGTTCTCGCGGTTCACCGACGGCAGCCAGCCGCGCGAGGCCGGACTGACCAACCCGACGTACCACATCCCGTTCACCACGGCCTTCCCGCTCGGCATCACCTCGGCCGTCATCGGCATCGCCGAGGGCGCGCTCGCGGCGCACCTGGCCTACCAGCGCACCCGGGTCCAGATCACCGGCACCAAGGTGAAGGACGACCCGCACGTGCTGTTCGCGATCAGCCAGGCCGCGGCGGAGATCCACGCGTCGCGGGTGACCATGCTCGACAACGCCCGCCGCTTCCACGACAAGGCCGAGCGCGGCGAGGAGGTGACCTTCGCCGAGCGTGCCGAGTCGCGTCGTACCCAGGTCTCGGCGGCCTGGCGTGCCGTGCGCGCCATGGACGAGGTCGTCGCCCGCTCGGGCGGCAACGGGATGCGGATGGACAACCCGATCCAGCGGTTCTGGCGCGACGGGCACATGGGCCTCGCGCACGCCATCCACGTGCCGGGCTCGGTGTTCCACGTGCAGTCGCTGACCGCGATGGACGTGACCCCGCCGCCCGGACCGATGCTCTCGATGATCTGACCCCCTGCCACCGACTGAGACTGAGGAGAACAAGATGACCGCGATCCGTGGCCTCGGCTACCTGATCGTGCAGAGCCAGGACCTGCCCCGCTGGCGCGAGCTGACGGTGGACTGCCTGGCGATGCAGGAGACCACCGGGCCGGTGGCCGACGGCCTCTACCTGCGCATGGACGAGCGGCACGCGCGGCTCGTCGTGCTGCCCGGCGACGTCGACCGCGTGGTCGCCGTCGGCTGGGAGGTGCGCGACCAGTTCGGCCTCGCCGAGGTCGCCGCCGCCGTCGAGGCCGCGGGCGTGCCGTTCAAGGAGCTCAGCCAGGAGGAGTGCGACGAGCGCCGGGTCGAGGCGGCGATCCGCTTCGACGACCCGGCCGGTACGCCGGTCGAGGTCTTCTTCGGCCCGGTCCTCGACCACAGCCCGGTCCTCACCGGCCACGGGCAGAGGTTCGTCACCAGCGAGCAGGGGATGGGCCACGTCGTCCTCCCGACCACGGTGGTCGAGGAGACGGTCGCGTTCTACACCGAGGTCCTCGACTTCCTGCCGCGCGGCTCGATCCGGATGGGCGCGGCCCTGCCGCCGCGCCGGGTGCGCTTCATGGGCGTCAACCAGCGCCACCACAGCCTCGCCGTCTGCCCCGCGCCGCACGGCGAGGCACCCGGCCTGGTGCACCTGATGATGGAGGTCGACAGCCTGGACGCGGTCGGCCGCGCCCTCGACAAGGTCAACAAGGCCGGCTTCTCCTTGTCCTCGACCCTGGGCCGGCACACCAACGACAAGATGGTGTCGTTCTACGTGCGCGCGCCCGGCGGCTGGGACCTGGAGTACGGCTGCGAGGGCATGCTCGTCGACGAGGCGTTCTACACCGCCGAGGAGATCACCGCCGACAGCTACTGGGGCCACGACTGGTCCGGCTCCGAGCCGCTCGCCGCCTTCCTCCCGCCGGCGTGAGCGACGCCGTGCACGACGTCGATGTGGTCGTCGTCGGCTTCGGCTGCGCCGGTGGCGCCGCGGCCCTCGAGGCCCGGCGCACCGACGCCTCGGTGGTGGTCCTCGAACGCGCCAGTGGCGCGGGCGGCTCGTCGGCACAGTCCGGTGGCGAGCTCTACCTCGGTGGCGGGACGGCTGTGCAGGAGGCCCTGGGCTTCGAGGACGACGCCGACAACATGCTCGCCTTCCTGCGCGCGGCCCTCGGCCCGCACGCCGACGAGGAGAAG
This genomic interval from Nocardioides kongjuensis contains the following:
- a CDS encoding VOC family protein, whose amino-acid sequence is MTAIRGLGYLIVQSQDLPRWRELTVDCLAMQETTGPVADGLYLRMDERHARLVVLPGDVDRVVAVGWEVRDQFGLAEVAAAVEAAGVPFKELSQEECDERRVEAAIRFDDPAGTPVEVFFGPVLDHSPVLTGHGQRFVTSEQGMGHVVLPTTVVEETVAFYTEVLDFLPRGSIRMGAALPPRRVRFMGVNQRHHSLAVCPAPHGEAPGLVHLMMEVDSLDAVGRALDKVNKAGFSLSSTLGRHTNDKMVSFYVRAPGGWDLEYGCEGMLVDEAFYTAEEITADSYWGHDWSGSEPLAAFLPPA
- a CDS encoding acyl-CoA dehydrogenase family protein, producing the protein MSEVLDQIEARAEEIAALGPSNEKLGRLDDRAAELLRETGVIRMLQPAKYGGAEAHPADFAEAVMRLASLDGSTGWVAGIVGVHPWEMAMCDPRVQEEVWGEDNDTWIASPYAPMGVIRPVDGGYVFNGRWQFSSGTDHCDWIFLGAYLGDEKGEAIMPPRVHHVILPRSDYTIVEDSWDVVGLRGTGSKDIIVEDAFIPDYRVVEFSRFTDGSQPREAGLTNPTYHIPFTTAFPLGITSAVIGIAEGALAAHLAYQRTRVQITGTKVKDDPHVLFAISQAAAEIHASRVTMLDNARRFHDKAERGEEVTFAERAESRRTQVSAAWRAVRAMDEVVARSGGNGMRMDNPIQRFWRDGHMGLAHAIHVPGSVFHVQSLTAMDVTPPPGPMLSMI
- a CDS encoding alpha/beta fold hydrolase encodes the protein MTDLTHDSTRRELATDAGVLRYHEAGDGPPLLLLHGSGPGVTGWRNFGDNLAAFAPHFRCLVLELPGFGVSDTTDQHPMVAALPAVQRFLDGLGLDRVDVIGNSMGGGVATRLAISQPDRVRRLVTVGGVGRNIFSPAPGEGINLLVEFVENPNRENLVAWLRSMVFDQAMVTEELIEQRWAQATEPETLEVARRMYGRSAISAAFAGAGSSAQATPGWAQFDQIKARTLLTWGRDDRVSPLDMMLIPMRTIPDVEVHVFANCGHWAMIEQKRAWERTVLAFLTEQDEGGAR
- a CDS encoding FAD-binding protein, translated to MSTWSDEFDLVVVGSGGGGMTAALAAVDAGLSVVVIEKGAKFGGSTGISGGGIWVPNNPTLRKAGHDDSRASVLEYLTTITGGKVPATRLAAYVDHGPAAMELLERSKWVRFAWTKGYADYHPELAGGRPQGRSIEAKPFDTRKLGEDEAHQRPNNLKGPLGLWVTAKDYHDLAMVKRTWQGRRASLRAAWRVSSNVVRRRHMATGGRALVARMRMALKDAGIPLWLETTMTSLVVEDGSVTGIVATRDGAEVRIRGRRGVLLAAGGFDHNPAMRERHLPPGARPDHSLGAVENTGDAITAGQAAGGAVDLMDDAWWMPSVTHPAGATIPLVSERAIPGQVIVGTDGKRFTNEASPYVNFVHDQLASGNEKAWLVMDSRARSRYPFAQILPGAPFPQGFYDQGIVHRADTVAELAAAIGVPADTLRATVDRFNGYARAGRDEEFGRGESAHDRYYGDPTLANPNLDVIDRAPYYAVRIEVGDLGTKGGLVTDDRGRVLREDGTVVAGLYATGNCAASVMGNDYAGPGATIGPSIVFGYLAARHAAGLSDDRKTPPAAAAPGATVQSHR